In Phycisphaerae bacterium, the following proteins share a genomic window:
- a CDS encoding DNA gyrase inhibitor YacG, translating into MPTLECPICQRSIVYTSIKEVPFRPFCSKRCKLVDLGRWLNEEYRISEEIPPDLTETGSSPPPPADGIAP; encoded by the coding sequence ATGCCGACGCTGGAATGCCCAATATGCCAGCGATCCATCGTCTACACCTCTATCAAGGAGGTGCCCTTCAGACCCTTTTGCAGCAAACGCTGCAAGCTCGTTGATCTTGGCCGCTGGCTGAACGAGGAATACCGCATCAGCGAGGAGATTCCTCCCGACCTGACGGAAACCGGCAGTAGTCCGCCTCCGCCCGCCGATGGCATCGCGCCATGA
- the grpE gene encoding nucleotide exchange factor GrpE: MKKKIVIPSEEDVARFGGGQKSTEMPGSPEGAPTSEAATPPAGETPPESAPSAADQAASPETLNAEAEQWKDKFLRAKADLLNYQRRAEKERAESLRYANAGLVKALLPVLDDLERVVAAAAEHKNDPEALVAGLRLTLENCLKTLKSFGVEPIEAAGKPFDPNQHEAIMQQPSDEHTAPTVLSEMLKGYRLHERVLRPSRVVVSKPAEPPAAAGNSEGKQPEE, encoded by the coding sequence ATGAAGAAGAAGATCGTCATACCGTCAGAGGAGGATGTGGCTCGCTTCGGCGGTGGGCAAAAATCGACCGAAATGCCGGGCTCGCCGGAAGGTGCGCCAACGAGCGAAGCCGCCACCCCACCGGCCGGGGAAACGCCGCCTGAGTCGGCACCATCGGCTGCTGACCAAGCCGCCTCCCCCGAGACTCTGAACGCAGAGGCCGAACAGTGGAAGGACAAGTTCCTGCGAGCCAAGGCCGATTTGCTGAACTATCAGCGACGGGCGGAAAAGGAGCGAGCCGAATCACTGCGATACGCAAACGCCGGGCTGGTTAAAGCGTTGTTGCCGGTCTTGGACGATCTGGAGCGGGTGGTCGCCGCGGCGGCTGAACACAAGAATGATCCCGAAGCATTGGTTGCAGGTCTCAGGCTGACGCTTGAAAACTGCCTCAAGACTCTCAAGAGCTTCGGCGTTGAACCGATCGAAGCGGCGGGCAAACCCTTCGACCCGAACCAGCACGAGGCGATCATGCAGCAGCCCAGCGATGAGCATACCGCGCCGACCGTGCTGAGCGAGATGCTCAAGGGCTACCGCCTCCATGAACGGGTCCTGAGGCCGTCTCGCGTGGTCGTATCCAAGCCCGCCGAGCCTCCCGCAGCCGCCGGCAATAGTGAGGGAAAGCAACCCGAGGAGTAA
- a CDS encoding zinc ribbon domain-containing protein: MPTYDYECSACGHQFELFQSITAKPQKKCPSCGRAAARRLIGAGAGLIFKGSGFYITDYRSDSYKQAAKSESESSSGKKDSGGETKASSDAKPAAKAKPTNGTGKRT, translated from the coding sequence ATGCCGACTTATGATTACGAATGTTCTGCTTGCGGACATCAGTTTGAGTTGTTTCAGAGCATCACTGCCAAGCCGCAGAAGAAGTGCCCGTCATGTGGACGTGCTGCCGCCAGACGTCTCATCGGGGCAGGAGCCGGCCTGATCTTCAAGGGTTCGGGTTTCTACATCACTGACTACCGCAGTGACAGCTACAAACAGGCGGCCAAGTCTGAATCCGAGTCCTCCAGCGGCAAGAAAGACAGTGGCGGGGAGACCAAGGCATCCTCGGATGCCAAGCCGGCGGCGAAGGCTAAACCGACCAACGGCACCGGCAAGAGAACATAA